The Microcystis aeruginosa NIES-843 sequence GTGTTGCAAGAAAAAGTGTGGGTCTTAGGAACTAGGACTGCTGCCTGGGTCGGGAAGGTAAGACTTGCTATCTTTCGAGGTAGAAAGCGCATCCCATTGAAGCAGGAAGCTCTCAAATCCGTTGAGAGTAGTTCACAATGTCTTAACATTAAAAGAGAAGTTTAAGATTTGGTTGATACTCGATCGCATGGGCAATAAGCCAACCATCGCCATCTCACACCTAGGCTGTGAGAAAAACCGGATCGACTCCGAGCATATGTTAGGACTGCTGGCCAAGGCCGGCTATCCCGTAGATAATGACGAGGAGTTGGCCGATTACGTTATCGTTAATACCTGTAGTTTCATTCAAGCAGCTAGAGAAGAATCCGTTCGCACCCTCGTGGAACTGGCGGAAGCTAATAAAAAAATTATTATCTCCGGCTGTATGGCCCAACATTTCCAAGATGAACTCCTGACGGAATTGCCGGAAGCCGTGGCCATTGTCGGCACGGGGGATTATCAGAAAATTGTCGAGATCGTCGAACGGGTAGAGACGGGAGAACGAGTCAAGGAAGTCAGCGCCGATCCCACTTTTATCGCCGACGAAAATCTGCCCCGTTATCGCACCACCAGCGAGGGAGTCGCCTATCTGCGGGTGGCCGAAGGCTGCGATTATCGCTGTGCTTTCTGTATTATTCCCCAGCTGCGCGGTGATCAAAGATCCCGTTCGATCGAGTCCATTGTGGCCGAAGCGCGACAATTGGCCAGCCAAGGGGTGCAAGAATTAATTCTCATTTCGCAAATAACAACCAATTATGGGTTAGACTTATATGGCGAACCCAAATTAGCGGAACTCTTGCGAGCGCTGGGAGAAGTCGATATACCTTGGATTCGCGTTCACTACGCTTACCCGACCGGGTTAACGCCAAAGGTTATCGAGGCGATCCGAGAGACCCCGAATGTTTTACCCTATCTAGACTTGCCGCTACAACATTCCCATCCCGACATCCTGCGGGGGATGAACCGTCCCTGGCAAGGACGAGTCAACGATGGCATTATCGAGCGGATCAAGCAAGCTATCCCGAACGCGGTTTTACGAACGACTTTTATCGTCGGTTTCCCCGGAGAAACCGAGGAACATTTCAGCCATCTGCTGGAATTTGTCAAGCGTCATGAGTTCGATCACGTCGGGGTGTTTACCTTCTCCGCCGAAGAAGGTACAGCCGCTTTTGACCTGCCCGATCCAGTGCCACAGGCAATTATGGACGAACGCCGCGAAAGGTTGATGTTAACTCAGCAACCGATCTCGGAACGCAAAAATCAAGCTTATATCGGTCAAACTGTCGATGTTCTCATCGAACAGGAAAACCCAGAAACAGGAGAATTAATCGGGCGCTCCGCTCGTTTTTCCCCGGAAGTGGATGGCTTGGTTTATGTGACAGGTGAGGCGATTCTAGGTGCGATCGTACAGGTCCGAATCACTGCGGCCGATACCTACGATCTCTACGGCGAAATAGTCTAATTTTTCCATTTTTCTTATTTAATTCCCACAAAACAATCCCTATGACCACTGGTTTCAACAATTTAGGTTTATCCGATAGCCGTCTTCAACACCTAGAAACGCTTGGATTCACCACCCCCACCGAAATTCAAACCAAAGCCATCCCTCTCCTTCTAGAAGGGCATGACATGGTAGGAATGTCACAAACGGGAACCGGCAAAACCGCCGCCTATTCCCTGCCTTTACTGGAACGCATGGACACCAAAAATCCTAACGTTCAAGCTTTAATCCTCACCCCCACCCGGGAATTAGCCCAACAGGTGGCCAGCGCCATCAAAGATTTCTCTGATGATCGTCGTCTCTTTATCCTGACAGTCTGTGGTGGTCAATCCATGGAACGTCAGATCCGCAGTCTGGAAAAAGGTGTCCAGATTGTGGTCGGGACTCCCGGCCGGGTAATCGATCTGCTCGATCGCAAAAAACTCCATCTAGAATCCCTAAACTGGGTAGTCCTCGATGAAGCGGACGAAATGCTCAGTATGGGTTTTATCGATGATGTGAAGAAAATTCTGCAAGCATCCCCCTCCACCCGTCAAACCGCCTGTTTCTCGGCAACTATGCCCCGGGAAATCCGCGATTTAATCGCTAATTTCTTGAAATCTCCCATTTCTGTGACGGTTTCTCAACCCCAGGCCGCTCCTGCTAAGATTGAGCAGAAAATTTATCTGATCCCTCGCGGTTGGACGAAATTAAAAGTCCTGCAACCCCTGTTAGAGATCGAACCCCTAGAATCGGCGATTATTTTCGTCCGCACCAAGCAAACCGCGGCCGAATTAACCAGCAAACTGCAAGAAGCGGGGCAAACGGTGGATGAATACCACGGTAACTTAAGCCAAGTGCAACGGGAACGACTGGTGCAACGTTTCCGCGAGGGCAAAATTAAATTAGTGGTAGCCACGGATATCGCAGCCCGCGGTCTAGATGTGGAAAATCTCAGCCACGTTATTAACTATGATCTGCCGGATAATGCCGAAACCTATATTCACCGCATTGGCCGCACCGGCCGCGCCGGTAAAACGGGAACTGCTATATCTTTAGTAGAACCGATCGATCGGCGTTTATTACGTCAGATTGAACAGCGTTTGCGTCAACGTCTGGAATCTAGTCCCATTCCTAGCCGCACCGAAGTAGAAGCAAAACGCCTGGCCAAGCTGCAAAATCAGCTAAAAGAGGCTTTATCGGGGGAACGTATGGCTTCTTTCTTGCCTTTAGTGCGGGATTTAAGTGAAGAATACGATCCCCAAGCGATCGCGGCGGCTGCCCTGCAAATGATCTACGATCAAAATTGTCCCCAGTGGATGAAAACCGATTGGGAAGTTCCCGCAGCGACGAGCAGTAAACCGGTGATTAATAAAACTCCCCGCAGTGGTGGTAGTAAGTACCCCTCTAAGTCGAATAACCGTCCTTCCCTGGACAAAAAAATCGTCTTTCAGGAACGTTAATTTTTAGTTCTTGAATAGATAACTTTAAGAGTTGATAGACCGTTTTGGTTCTATCAACTTTTTTTTGTCAAGTAATTTCCCAGTACGTCGTCGAAAGCATTCTACATAATTTTATAGCTAAACTTTTGATAATTGATTCTAATCAAGTATTTGGGCTTTGTTTGATACTTTTGCTGATAATTACTATATAATTGTCTTAAATGAATAAATTTGAACATTTAATATGTCGAGTTCGTCAGAACCTTATCGTGGGAGGGTACAAGCTCAAGGAGACGATATCCAGCAAGAGGGTGGATACAGTTGTTCTTGGGCAAGAAAAAATCCTGTTACTGCTAAAGAAGGATTATCATTTCTTGCTAATATTAAAGGGCAATGCAGCGAATGTCAACGAGAGGAACGGAAACAAGCGTTTAGAAAAGCTGAACGCTTTGTTACAAATGCTAGTGAGCAAGGTGGTGTCACTCCAGAGGCACAACCGCACTCATTTCAGGATTCTAAACGTAAAACTAAAAACGCCCGTGTAGATATTGAAATTCGCAGTGGTCTTACCTTTATCCCTTCGCCCCAAACAGAATGACAACGATGCTTAGAAGAGTACAACAATTTTTAGACTCTGGCGATAGTGATAACGCTAGAGAAGAAATTGATAGAGCTTTCGGCAATCTGAGAAGGGTGGATAGTCATGTTAGAGAGTTTGCAGATCTGTTGGCACTGGGATCGATCAAAGCTTCAGAAATCGGCTTAGGGGTATTGGGACGTAAGCTTCTACAGAATGACAGCGAGATTAACAATGAGGTTGTTTGGTTATTTATTGCGTCAATTTTATCTCGCAATAGTATTCCCCCTGATAGTCCATCTAGAATCAGCCTACTTGTTCTTACCGCTTCTGTCAATAGTTGGGAATTACCAATTTTTGCGCTTCTTGCCCCTGCCCTCGACGCTTTTTTTAAAGTTAGTCTTGCGGACGGAACCCCTTTAATTGCCGAACAAACTTTTGATTTTTTGGCCACTTGGGGAAGAATTTATGCGAAAGCACCTCATGTCAAAACGCAGCTTCAAGAACTTCAATCTCTTAGTAATAATCTATTAGAGCAAGTAGATGACTCAGAGTTAAAAGCTGAATGGTCAGAGGGAATTAATATATTTTTTGAAGAAGCCAGGACAACCAAATATTCAGATAGTAATGTTTTTTCTGCTGGTGAAGAATTAATTAAAAAAATTTATAATACTCAAAGTTTACAGCGCAATACAGAAGATAAGAATTTGGCAGAGACAAAAGACAAGTTACTCCGATTAGTCACTTCGTCTCTTGCCACTATTGGAACAGTTCTTGATAGTGATGGAGTCATACTAAATCCGGTTATTAAAAACTGATTATTTATTTCCCCTTTTGTCTCTTGCCTTTTGCCTGTTCTGATATGTAGCGCATACTCAACGGATTTAGTATTAACCCTATATACTTTTGACTTTTTTATACTGTTCCGTCACGGCGGCATTTAATAGATCATCTTTAAAATCTCTGATTAATTTAATTACTAAATTATAAGTATTGATGTATTCTTCATAATCGATAGTTAAATACTTGCCATGAGCAATTTTATTTCTTTGGGTGAGAAGTTGTTCATCAATAGCTTTCTGCCGCAGTTGATAATCACTATCATCAATTCCTAGAATAGTACAGATATCAGTGAAAACTTCAAAATTGAGATTAGATTTGGTGTTAATAATATTTTCGTAGGGTATAGAAGCTCTATTTTCTAGGTTATCAAGTAAATTTTTGATCATCTCTTTTTGTAACTTAAATTTATTGGTTTTTATTAACTCATTTATAGAACTTCTAGAACCAAGGGCAACGAAACAGTAATCCAGTTCATGATAATTTAATTTTCTTAAGGAAACAAACTGCAAATAACATTCTGCTGCATATTTAATAAAACCTTCCCAATGGGCATAGAGAGTGGTTATTCCGGCTCTAATTAATACATCTTGCTCAGTT is a genomic window containing:
- a CDS encoding DEAD/DEAH box helicase, yielding MTTGFNNLGLSDSRLQHLETLGFTTPTEIQTKAIPLLLEGHDMVGMSQTGTGKTAAYSLPLLERMDTKNPNVQALILTPTRELAQQVASAIKDFSDDRRLFILTVCGGQSMERQIRSLEKGVQIVVGTPGRVIDLLDRKKLHLESLNWVVLDEADEMLSMGFIDDVKKILQASPSTRQTACFSATMPREIRDLIANFLKSPISVTVSQPQAAPAKIEQKIYLIPRGWTKLKVLQPLLEIEPLESAIIFVRTKQTAAELTSKLQEAGQTVDEYHGNLSQVQRERLVQRFREGKIKLVVATDIAARGLDVENLSHVINYDLPDNAETYIHRIGRTGRAGKTGTAISLVEPIDRRLLRQIEQRLRQRLESSPIPSRTEVEAKRLAKLQNQLKEALSGERMASFLPLVRDLSEEYDPQAIAAAALQMIYDQNCPQWMKTDWEVPAATSSKPVINKTPRSGGSKYPSKSNNRPSLDKKIVFQER
- the rimO gene encoding 30S ribosomal protein S12 methylthiotransferase RimO, encoding MGNKPTIAISHLGCEKNRIDSEHMLGLLAKAGYPVDNDEELADYVIVNTCSFIQAAREESVRTLVELAEANKKIIISGCMAQHFQDELLTELPEAVAIVGTGDYQKIVEIVERVETGERVKEVSADPTFIADENLPRYRTTSEGVAYLRVAEGCDYRCAFCIIPQLRGDQRSRSIESIVAEARQLASQGVQELILISQITTNYGLDLYGEPKLAELLRALGEVDIPWIRVHYAYPTGLTPKVIEAIRETPNVLPYLDLPLQHSHPDILRGMNRPWQGRVNDGIIERIKQAIPNAVLRTTFIVGFPGETEEHFSHLLEFVKRHEFDHVGVFTFSAEEGTAAFDLPDPVPQAIMDERRERLMLTQQPISERKNQAYIGQTVDVLIEQENPETGELIGRSARFSPEVDGLVYVTGEAILGAIVQVRITAADTYDLYGEIV
- a CDS encoding MAE_28990/MAE_18760 family HEPN-like nuclease, with amino-acid sequence MSKDNRTIEILQKNLDEDMAWRIKELSILKNKIPPQKGTEQDVLIRAGITTLYAHWEGFIKYAAECYLQFVSLRKLNYHELDYCFVALGSRSSINELIKTNKFKLQKEMIKNLLDNLENRASIPYENIINTKSNLNFEVFTDICTILGIDDSDYQLRQKAIDEQLLTQRNKIAHGKYLTIDYEEYINTYNLVIKLIRDFKDDLLNAAVTEQYKKVKSI